Below is a genomic region from Nitrospirota bacterium.
AACAAAAGAAAGCGATCCTCGTCGTTTGAGTGGCCTTCGTCGTAAAACACTAATCCGTTTGGATCATCAAATACCTGTTGGGCTTCCTCAAACCAAATCCCGTGTTTCTTACGGTTAGATTCATTTTTTCGTTCATCCCACTCAAACTCAATCATGTCTAT
It encodes:
- a CDS encoding BrnT family toxin, which produces MDMIEFEWDERKNESNRKKHGIWFEEAQQVFDDPNGLVFYDEGHSNDEDRFLLLGLSGSARVLVIVFCERKKNEIIRIISARKATKKEIKRYEEGI